AATCAAAGTCAGTGGGGGTGTGCATCGAAATATTTACTTGCAACAGAGTAAACATAGAATGTTTTAGAGTTGACAAAATAATGTAGAATAAACGAAACCAGCCAATTCGTTTTTGAATGCACGAGTTTAgctttgatgaaaaaaaaacttccagAACGTGTAACCAAAAAAGCAGTTTGGTTAATTAACTCAATTGGGGAATTGTAGGGCAGTTTCATCATGCATCAAGCAGACACACCTTTGGATCAGACAACTTATAAGTGCATGCAGcaaatttatttgtatattttaaacttataagtttgaaatatacaaataaaaatgcatgCAATTGCGAATTTAAATTgcatacatttttataacactGATAGATTTCTAattaaccatatatatattactttgtgaatcaaacgcgggttatgtattttttctgcaatatagCCACGGTGACCTCTTTATTAATattccgcatgaatcaccaaagaaagcatgtTATTGTTTGAGTGAGCACTATATggcaaataaacaaatacaaataaaagcttaaaagtaaaatacaaaaccataaaatttattttaaaaataatttattaacaaaataaattaaattagatATGCAAATGTGgagtatttctttttaaattacatcGTATACAGACTAACACTAGATAAATACAAATGGCACAGAAACAGCAATCCATGTAATGCGATGTAAAATGACATATAACAAAAAGATTTTATAGGGAGAATTTAGCGAAGCCATTGTACCGTCCACACAGCCCGTCTTCCTGTTCCACCACCTCGAAGTTACCATCTTGGTATAACACAACCAAACCTGAACATCGAAGAAATGAATATAACACAACCAAACCTGAACATCGAAGAAATGAATCAAGAGTAGTTGATATTATAGTTCATAGATGTGTAATAATTCATATAGTTATTATACAAGTCATAcatcagttttttttaacatgatatgCAGTTGATATAGATATGAATAGAATATcgattttattcaatattttaaaaatgattaagcTTAAAAATATGTCTCCCTGATGGCGCAACATCCAAATAtgcatttatgtaaaaattttgatcttaatttttcagcttttctaaaaaaaaaatcgatacgTATAACTTTTAAAGTATCTAATTCCTCAATGTTTTGTATCAAAAGTCTattgagaagtatatcattgaaatcttttGGAAACATACTTGAAAAATACATAGTAAGACTAATTTAGTttgatcttttttaatttaaaatgcagTTTTTTCCTGCATTAAAACTTGTCGCCCTTAttttaattaagtaaaatattcacatttaatATTGTCTATTCACTTTAACCAGATTGGAAATTGTAATTAAGATTTATTTTGTGTAAGGCCGAAACATTCTGGTGTTACTTTTTTCACTTAAAACTCtgctattttttttccaatggtAACAATTTAAGTTTTCTCAATTTCAAGATTTTatcaatctgaaaaaaaaaattattagatatttctctgtatttaaatgacataataaaacatgggggtcagtgatgtagtttttaaaaaagatgacttcaaaggtaaaaatcataaaaacctgactgaaaaaattaaacttgcaTGTTTCATTACGccgatattttttatgtatcttATATTAATTTCTATATCTTAAGCATGTCCTACACAATATGATTCAAACATTACAAGTTAAAAGTTTGCATGAAGAAGTCCAAATAATGATTTAGGGCAAATAATTTCTCTAAAATAATAATCTTTCTATGCtaaattaattatcaaatactacataatttcaaagaaaatatatcaTGTGTCCATTGGCCTTAAAACCTGACAATTGAGATCTCTTTATTGTAGTTCTAAATGTTTGCGCACGGGCAGACACTTGTTTCTGCTAAGAGGTAAAACTCTACAGTATACTAAACTTTATAGGTTAACTTTATTGCAGAGAGGCATTTCCTTGCAAATTTGCGGCAGTCTTTAATGAAATTACTTTCATTGGTTTGACAATAAACTTAGTTTTGTGATAGTACCTAACAATAAAGATAAATTGCTTGGGGGAGGGGTATCCACACAAACCAAAACACTTTCTTTCGATGACGAATTGAATCAATTTATAGTAGCCATGCTGTTGCACACAACACTTCAAATTGCATAGAAATATACAAATTATCAATAATCACAAATATTGCAGCATAGACAGTATACAATTGTACCTGTGTCCCAGGGTTTCAGGAAAAGTTGAACAACGGGATTACGGGAATCTGTGTTCGATATGAAGCTTTCATCCTTTCAAAACAGAGGTAAATTTATCAATGTaagtttttgttgtttgttattTGATGGCGAAAGAAAAACCCCATATATTCATTATCATACGTTTAAAAACTCAACATCTTAAAGCTTTTGCCGATCATTGTTACATTCTTTTCACcatatttgttgatatttttgtgtaaaaCTTTATCCAATTGcttattcaatatatattgtaattgtTGGACAAAGACGATTATAATCATGACCAACTCCCTATCTCATTATATTGTTTGTTGTATATTACTTATTAATTGTTGGAACAAGAAATTGATACTTAATGACTAACTCACCGTCTCCCCGCATGTTCTTTTGTTATTGGTGCTCATATCCCCGTTATGCTTTCCTTCTAATAGACGTTGGCATTGAGAAGTTTTGGTAAATtctgttaaaatatatatggagGAAGGAGTCAATTTGTCTCAACCAAAAGacctttttcttttcaaaatcataCACATAATTTATGAATGAAGCAATTCAAAATAACCATACCTCTTTCTAATATTAATAGAAGTAGGTTTGGGTATCTCTAAAAGTAATGCGAAGACATAACGGTCAATTTGAATTTAACAAAAGCTCTACCTGTGTCCATACAGgcatattttgaacatttcagCTGTTGGAAATACGTATTGGATCTAGGATTTTTCtcctaaaaaagaaaaaaaaattacctaacattttgaaaaagaatccacatttttttttccagtagGTGGGTCCGAGGGATATGTTTTTTGATTAGGGATTATGTCTCCTTTCTTGTATTAATAGTTCATACAAGACTGCATTTAGCATTTACATCCATTCATACCCACCATCAACACTATCATTTAATATATTAGTAGAAACAACATACTGTAAGTTCGAACGTTTTCTGGTCGGTGACACCAAGACACAATTTGTCGTTACTCTCAGATCGGAATTCGTATTTTTTCGTATAATTTTCCACGGTAAAATGCTCCGAAAATTGACCTACCAGTAAAAATATTTCGTAAAGACATTTCGTAAATGCTTAACCTATTTGTTTACAGTGACATGCAAGAAATAAtaattagtttgaaatattttccgTACAGCTTTTATCTGTGGTGATATTTGCTACTTTTTCTACTCTCAATTGTCCATTATCGTTGACTATGAATCGGTCACTTTTCACGGGACGAAAAACAACTATTTTTGGCTTTTTTTCTGCATCTATTGAGAGAAATacgttaaattgataaatacatGTTCTAAGTATACGTGTATTATATGCCAATTACTGTAAacgcattataattaacagaaacaaataagaaattcaaaagttgaaaaatttctagagagagaaagagataaAGAAAGAGATATTCTTACACAATCTATCAGTCCACATGTCAGGAAGGTTTTCAACGTTTGGTAATCTCAATTCTGCAGCcttataaattaaaatcacaATATGCAGTTACATAATTAAAGACACTAGCTACTCACTTATATGCATATAGTTCTTTTGATGCCTTCAAAAATTGTACGAATCAAAAaccaggcacctgacgttattataatttttacgtaatgaaaaatatatgcattatacataacaataaataatgaaaaaaaaatagggtcttGTATATTCTTAGGCGGGAGTATATCTGTTTTTCATTGTAAGAAAAACTGTTCtatctttacaaaataatattttacagcttgacaaatcattttttaaaatttaagatagATCTGATGGTTCATTTTGTTGACCACCAAGCCTACTTATATATCAAAATCggcatgtaatttttttaatacatgtaaagtcttttattacatttaaattcttttattacATGTCATAATGTGGTCAATTCCAGTTGACTTCAACTTTCTATAAcactatttttgttttaattaaaactgtCATTGAAGGTACAGTTTACCTATATTGAGAAAACAAAGTTTTTTCCCAACTACTACCTAAAGGGTGTTTGAACGCAAAACtaattaatttatgtattttatgtatatgtatattgtacAATTATGGCTAGATAGATTTCATGACAATTTgtcatgttataaaaaaaattttttaattttttttataaaatatttacaacatgacagacTTTGTTATGTGTTAAGGAGTACTAAATATAAGGAGTACTAATTTGTGGTGACTGCAgtcacttatatatatatatatatatatatatatatatatatatatatatatatatatatatatatataatggaaTTTACTTTAAAACGTTGCCTCATTAAATGTCAATTCTCAATAATTAAATGTGCTTATTAATTATGAGAATTCTATAGAATCCGTATATCATGTACTTTGTAACgtaaaatacacaaataaatcacaaatatgacatacgtgtacatgtattgaggaaatgcagggttttttttctacgTAAAGTACACAGATACATGCTAAATAATAACATACAGTTACACAATAAGAAATACAGTAATTGATACAGATATCAACTTACCTCCGTCAtgttgatgttaagtttctgaTATTAATTGACTCCTACAACCAATTTGTGTAGCCAGCCTttatatatgtaacatataGGTCAAGCTGGGGATTTCCAGCCTCTTCTTCACGCGACTTATACCAGTATAGAAGACACTTAGACTATTAAATCATGTGTTTGCTCTTCCTATATTGTGGGAGTTAATTTTATATCTATTAATGGTTTTATATCCTTGTGGAAAGTTTTATTTacatctgggttttttttgtaagcGCAACTCCTCTTTAATTGCTGCACTTTATTTCGAGACTTTTGGTAGGTGTTAAGGACACAAAGTGTAAATGTGCATATAACCAGGCAATGCCGATTCAGTTATTTTTCTAGGAATTTTGGTCCTTTTAACTTCGAGGTTTAGTCGTATATTGAATACAGTGATGAACAGTTTGTAAATGCAACACCTCTTAAAAAGGtcatagtcacgattttggtcaagttttactatttacaatgctttagtgaTGCATTTCCAATAATCAACCTTTTTGAACTTATACCCCGGTAAAAGTTCTTTTTGAAGTTGATTTTTCTATCTGCTTATTTATTGTACACATGTTGCATTATATATACCTATACATAATACCAATatccttttgttttatataactatattgtatattttctatatacccaggttttgttttcaaaatgcaAACTCCTACACTCACAAGACTCCTGTCACAAGGCAGTTACTTTTAGACATTGTCACATCTGCTGCATCAAAAGTACACAAGTGCACTAATTCAATATTatgtatgtttttatttctttgttaacaAGAGAAACTAACAGTCTAAGTATCTAATTATCATAACTATATATAACTCTTAATAAcgataaaaaaatcaatcaattgcAAGAGTTCCAGTTTTATTTTACTGACAATAATACAGGTACAGAACCCTCTACAACACTATCACCCATGTTTGTCACAATTGACTCGGCTTCCTCTGAGTTCTcaacatttattaatattaattacagCAGAGGCTTCTGGAACCATTTGATGAAAAActaaacttggtacaaagcaagGGAACtcttaattgaaaaattaatgaaaaaaaaaaattaaaaaggaagaTGAGTAAAAATAGGGTGTGCGATGAACACTCTTGTCAAGAACGACAGTCACTGtaccagaaatgccaattttttaaacgaaagCTTGTATAAAAAGAGAATATTTCAAATTGTCAAAATTGTGACTCTCGGACCAATACTGGATCCCCAATAGGaattcgaagtttaacatagaaatgttcatttagaaaatttaattgCCCACTTTTCATAATCTCCGGAAGGAGTCACACTAAAAGCCTTTAAGTTAACACACttcatatttttcattgaaacttgCAAAGTTTCTGGCCTGATCTCTGCAGAGTTACGAATTTGTAGATCTTTTTAGTGTTCCCCTTATCTCcttaaataatgacaaaataCCATTCTCACTCAAGTTTGGTAAACCTGTACATGTAATGAAGAGTTTCCATAGATTTTgactttgataaattttaacaaTGTTTTCATTGCAAATTGCATTTCAttgtaaatgttttcattttcttaaccCCTGTTATCCAAATATTTCACATTCATAAATCTACCAAGATCATCACAATCTTGCAGAAGTGTTGCATCAATGGTAGGGTTAACTTAAGTTTCAATAATTCTACAGTGAATATCTCTTtcattcattgaaaaaattcaaGTCAGTCATTGAATTCCATACGAGACCACTTCTAAAAAGATAATTCATGGATCTGCAAACTTTAGAAACAGAATGAAACAATTCTGGAATTGGAATGTTTATCAATAGTCTGCATATTATTTCTAGAGGCAAGTGTCATATTTATGCATATCAGTTTTATGAAAGTTTTTGCATTATATATGGCTATATTGTATTAGAAAGGTCACTTactgaaatatttgtttaattttcagtaCAAAGTCCATGTTAAACcaaaacaaattcaatgtaaacatgtactacaatacctgtataacataattttaatcgtGTTATTTTTTTGTGTAGAGTGGTTCATATAGACAAAAttccccccctttttttttatcgCATCCTGATTATTTTCCTAATGAGTATATATATCCCTCAAGCCACTGTCACGATTTATACTGTGCTTGCACACGAATTACTAAAAGTTAAAATTCGCCATTATTCGCCAGGTCAGTCTGGCAATACTTAATTCTACAAACGATGTCTTTTTCAAATCTAGTACGACTCGACTACAATGTCTGCTCGAAGAACAAAATTCACTTTAAGAATGAAGAAATTACAAGCAGGTGTTAACAGTTAGAAAGACAAGGTTctgtaataaattttcataataactGAGCGATGTACTTAGTTTACAAAAGAAGAATACTTTTGCGAAACACTAACTTGTAGTACACTCGAAAAGTTCTCATATTGCGCTCGCCCCCTACGTTTAACCGTTACTTAATCATCGGCATactttaattgattaattaatatgattaatgcatcaatagtgTGTATGAGCATTGACAACTTTGGACGCagtaaagatcgtgtgatcaaaatcaaggcggatataaacccctaataTAAGCCCAAACCCCCTATCAACGCTTTCAGAAACAACCTCTTCTTATTATAACCGATCAGTTTTTATCtatttaagatttactatagtaaggtactcttcacacatttgctctaaaagaataaagtctattcatgatcacaaatacaatattaaaacaaatgtttagagTATCGACGTTCATGTATTACgtgaagaaaataaaactaacgtaaaatgattttttaaaaatcattttccccCAGAAATGTAAATgagaagtattcatattcctacgttacctgccgccttagtctttttccataaaaatatataaatgtatcattcttcgattgacaattcatgtttaacatgaagaaaaataacccctaggtcttttttcttcagaaaaatccaattattcttcagccagcaagggggggggggtgtcattattctacgtcgaaaaatgacccccggtcattattctacggggggtcattattcttcattacaccggcagtCGGGTGCCATGTTTAATTCAGAGAAAGTGTGACATTTAAATTCAGTCAATTTgcgtaaaaaagaaatacaatatcttatgattcaaaattatatcatgagatacaatatcatatcatatgaaattATACAACactacataaaatataatagaATATGGTATCAATGtggtacaatatcatataatacaaaactgtatcatattaaacgatacaatattaatatcatattataaaatattaatcatatATGGTTCAATATCATAGGAATAGGTATCGTatggtttttaattaatttatcaaCAATCACATCTACACGTATCAAGCAAATGTGAGTGAGGTAGGACAACGTTTTCTTTATAATAGGATCATTTATAATAGATACCAGGCTCTGTATCTGAATCTAGAGTCCTAGACTTATATATATGTGTCGTTACATGAACCATGAAAGTTGGTCAGGACAGCATTTTTTCCAACATTCAAACCTGAATTTAACTACTACAAGACTCATTTTGCTCCAGCATCAAGATACCACATTcacaatacatgtaactcttaTCATGCTAGTTCAAGTTGAAAAATGTGT
This is a stretch of genomic DNA from Crassostrea angulata isolate pt1a10 chromosome 4, ASM2561291v2, whole genome shotgun sequence. It encodes these proteins:
- the LOC128181488 gene encoding uncharacterized protein LOC128181488, whose product is MTEAAELRLPNVENLPDMWTDRLYAEKKPKIVVFRPVKSDRFIVNDNGQLRVEKVANITTDKSCQFSEHFTVENYTKKYEFRSESNDKLCLGVTDQKTFELTEKNPRSNTYFQQLKCSKYACMDTEFTKTSQCQRLLEGKHNGDMSTNNKRTCGETDESFISNTDSRNPVVQLFLKPWDTGLVVLYQDGNFEVVEQEDGLCGRYNGFAKFSL